The sequence TGTTCCGGAAGACACATAAACAGTGTCCAGCATAAGCTCAGGCAAACCGGCTACGAATTCCTGACCAAACAAAATTTCCTTGTGCGACGTTCCGGCGCTGTGGGCCACTCTTGCCGCACGGATCAGATCCGACGTACCGGGAATTCCGTAGGTGTAGGTTGTCAAGTCCGCACCGGCCGGCTTGAAACCAAGCACCGTCCGTGCATCCCAACCGGCGGTGATGGGGCACGCCATTTTTGTATCTTCAAAATAAAGCGGGAATCTTTCCGAAAAAACGTCCAGGGCAGCTTCCAGTGCCTTTTCTTTCTTGAGAAGCGGCGTATGCACCTTGAATTCCGATGCATATGTGAAAATTTTGTGCACAATTGAATCTTGCAGCGAAAACTTCATCACCGTGCCTGCAGAAGCTCTGGTTACACCTTCCAAAAAACTTACGTTGGAGACAGGGAAATTGTAATATAAAAATTCCCATATCCATTTCTTGCTGATATTAAACGCATCCAGCTTGCAAAACGACGAGACCTCAGACCCTATATACAATTTCCCAGAATCAACCCCCCAGTAAATGGAATATTGGCTTCTTCTGTCGGTCACGACAAACACTTCATTTTCAAGATTATTTACTGCGATTATCCCGTACATACCCTCGAATTTGGATAATTCATAAAATGACTCCCTGCTGAGAGCATCGGATATGATCTCAATATGATTCGAAGGAATATCAACCACATCCCCTATTATGAATATCTTCCATTTCGAATTTTCATAAAAAATTGAATACTTCATTTCCGGCGAAGGAGTTTTGCCAATTCTGATGCGAAAATTCTTTCCGATGAAGCTTGAAAGTGTGCGCGTCCGACAAGGATTCAATGTTTCATCGACATCCAGAAAAAGAGAATCCTGATTCAAACATTCTTCATTGCATCCAAAGCAACTAAAAAATGAGGACATATGCACCTCGCTCTATACAAGCATCAATTTTCAATCCAGATCTTTCGTGTAAACTCATGTCCTGCCTACTCTCATTGCGGAAGATAGGGACCTTCAAACACCCCCTGTCCAAAGGTCGTGACAATGATCCGTGTCATATCCGCAGGATCAAAATTAATGCTTTGCACCGTTGCAGCAGGAAATTCCGAATAATGCCGCCAAGTCGCCCCGCCATCCTGGCTGTAGAGCAATCCGTTCCTGGAAGTACCGGCATAAACCAACCGGGAATTTTGAGGATGAAGGGCCACAGCCATGGTCTGTTCATAGCTCTCCCCCCGGGCCGCTTTTTGAATCATCTCGTCGGTCAGGACATGCGCCCAGGAGCCTCCGCCGTCCGTCGTCTTGTATATGCCGCCCTGCATCCAGTGCCCTTCCGAAGACCCGGCCGAGACGTACATCACGTCTTCGTTTTCAGGGTCCCAGGCGAAATTCGTGGTCCACCAGACAAGGTTGACGCCACTACTGATTGGCTTCCATGTTTCGCCACCATCCGTCGACTTCCAGACGCCGCCTGGAGCCGTGAAATAATTATTCTTGGAGCGCAGCCCTGTGATGAGGCAGTACAAATTTCCGCTCTTCGGATGCATGCGTAACCTGTAGATATGCAGATTTGGCGCAACGCCCGGGCCCGGCGAAATTTTTGCCCACGACGTTCCTCCATCAACGGACTTGTACACACCCGCTTCGTCATCATCGCCTTCCCCGTAGATTCCGGCGTAAAGAATCCGCCTGTCCGTAGGCGACTTCGGATCGAGAAGCACCGTAGTGCAGACCTGCTTGGGCAACCCGGAGGAGCTGCCCGGCTTGTAGGGAACCTGCCAGCTCAGGCCGCCGTCCGTGGATCTGACCACCCCGCCCTGATGCCCCCGATATCCCGATTTGGTAACCGAAAGATTGGAGTGGTGCGGAATGTCGTGACGGGCGCTCACCGCCGCGTACAGTACGTCCGACACATCCGGATCGATGGCCAGATCATAGAACGTGTTCCTCCAGGGCGAACCCTGCGCCGTCCATTGCCAGCTTTTTCCGCTGTCCGGCGACCTGGCGAACCCGATGTCCGTGTAGGTGATGTAATGTCTGGCCGGGTGATGGGGGTCGAAATGATAGCCCCAGGCGCTGGTCACCTCCAGCCCGATACTCTGGTAATGCGCCGACTTCTCCGGCCCAACGGCAACCTCTGTGGCCATGCGCGGATGCCATGTCTCTCCTCCGTCCCGGGTGCGATACAGTTCGCCCTGCGTGACGAGAAAGGCTTCCTCGGGTTTTCGCGGATTGACCGCAAAACCCTTGGGCGAGATCAGATAACTCCATTTCAGGGAGTCCTGAATCCAGGTCGGTTCCACATTCGCCTTCCAGCCGTATTTGCGGGCGAAATCGGCCATCCTGAAACTCGGGCTCCAGCTTTGACCGCCGTCAATGGAACGGAGCAGGTTGATGTTGACGTTTGATCCGGTCTGGGCGGCATAGACGACATCGATCTGCCCGGGGGCCATGACAAGGTGATTTTCGCCCCCATAGGGTGAATGCGCGAGGGCCCAGCTCGACCCTTGGTCCGTGGAGCGGATGATGCCGAACTTGTGCAGACTGGCCACCATGAGCGAACCTTTTTCCGACACCGCGCCAGTAAGCCCCATGGCAGGGTGCCCCTTGATTGCCCGCCCGTCGACGACCACGGGAGACGTCGTCCACGTCTGGCCCCGGTCACGGCTGCGTGCGACAACATCCGGATCCGCCATGGCGCAGAGGACCTCGCCAAGGATGACGGTCTCGGTTGTTTGCCGGTCCAGCACTATTTTCCAGGTCGCGCAGTCGTCATCAGTACGCCACAGCCCGCCCTTCGTGCCGACGAGAAGAACATCCGGCGAGCCGGGAATCGCGGTCAGGTGCAAAATCGCTTCTTTCCCCCAGGGCATGCCGTCCACCTTGGGCCACGAGCGTCCCTGGTCCGTGCTGACCCGCAGTGCGGTCTTCCCCGACCGCCAATAGATGCGATCCTTGAAGAACACCGGGGGCGTGGAGAACTGCATGAAGCGAAAGCCCTGGGTGTAATGGATCAGTTCCCACCGCTCGCCGCCGTCTTCCGAGCGGTACGCGCCGCCCATGTCGGTGACCAGAAACATGAGCCCCTCGTCGTATGGAGAGATGGAGAGGACGTACATTCCGCCCCCGCCGCCAATGCCACGCGGGGAAAACACTCCCGTATTCACCGTTGCAAACGATGACGGCGCGGACATGCCCATGATGACGAACACGGCCCAGAACATCAGGCCATACGCTGCGCATTCGCCATGCTTTCTCTCTTCCATTATTCGTGACACGATTCGTCCCTCACCCGCCCAAGCATGGCTATCTTCATTTTTTCCCAGTTTTCGACCGCGAGCTTCCCGCCTCCCCGAAAGAGCCGCGCCAGGCGGCTTCCGCCCCGCACCTCCTCCAGAAACAGCGGCAGCAGCCACGGACCGAGATAGCGAAACCCCATGCGCCCCTCGACCCCCGGAGGCCCTACGCGGGAAAAGCGGAAACACCCCTTCGCGTCCAGGGCCGCCGGCCGGAGCCGTTCCCGAGACCCGACGGTGGTGCCGACATAGTACTCGGCGGCCGCGTCAAACACTTCCTCAGTGTAACCACCTCCCGGCCAGCAGAAGAAATCGATCTTCTTGCCCAGGTTTTCCTCCAGTACGGTTTTTGAGTCCGCGAGCTCCCGGCGCACCCGCAGCATGAATTCATCATGGGTCTCCAGCCCGGTGCGCGTGCAGGTTTTCATCAGTTCTTCAGCCTTGGCGCGCAGCTCGTCTCTCCAATCCGGCCGGTCGAAAAACGACCGTCCCCGAGCGGCCGCAAATTCACGCAGCGCCTGTCCGACGCGTTCATCAGGATAGTAAACAGGGCCATCCATGGATTTGGCGTGTTCATACACCGGCTCGCCCCAGACGCCCGGATCGGATTTGAAATCCAGATAGCGCCACTTGTCTGCGGGCGAAGCGTTCCAGTCCATCCAGTAGTGCGTATCGCCCGGGTGACGAAAATCCACGATCCCGGGCCCGCAAGGATACCAGGTGTGCGTGATCCCGTGGGACTGAATCTCCATGACACCGCTCTGCTCCAGGGCGCGCATCTCGCTCCAGGAGAGAAAACCGGCGCCTGGCAGACGGGCGCTGTCCGGACGCAGCGGATCAAACTGGGGCCGTGGCTCGCTCGCGGGATCGACGAAATCGGTTGAAGCGAAAATCGTGGCGCAAAAGCCGTGTTTTTTGAGCAGCGGCGCAGCATAGACCCAATTATCCAGATACCCGTCGTCAAAAGTCAGGGACACGACCCGCTCCTGGCCAAGACGCCCGGCCAGGGCGATGTCCATGTACTCGCGCAGGAAAACCGACCGATAGCCGAAACGCCGCAGCGCGCGAAGCTGGGCGTCGAAGAGCTGCCACGGAACCGTGAGGAAACTCCAGGCCCAGCGTCTGTCAGGCACGCCCACGGTATGAAACATGACGGAACTGGTTCCAGGACGAGACATTACTGCACCTCGCAGACGATATACCTGTGTTTTCCACCGATTGTGCGTGGGATTTCATCCACAAAGCGGACCCGCAGCCGGATCTCGCCCCCGTGATCATGTGCGACGCATTGCGGCAAGGCATTGAGCTGCCTCATGGACTCTTCGCTCACGCCTTCCTTGCATTTGACCAGCAGTTCCACCTCTCCGGACACCGATTGCCTGAACTGGAATGAAAGAACGCCCTCTATCTCTTTGATGATCTTGACAAAATATGCGCCGTGAATCTTGCCCCCGCCTGCGGCGAGCATGTAGTCATAGATGCGGCCGATATCCATGCGGATGAGGGGAAAGCCCCGGCCACAGGGACAGCCATGGGAGAGCGGGGTCGCGTAATCGCCGATCTCGTAGCGCAGGAGCGGCATGGTCCGATTGGTGAGGCCGGTCACGACCAGACGCTTCAGTTCCGAACCCGCCTCGGGCAGGAACTCGGCATAGGCCGAATGCGTCAAAAGGTGCATGCCGCCGTGCTCGCACTCCACGGCGATGCACGGCACCTCCCTGCTCCCGTACTGGTCGTGGACCCGGCACCCGAACGCCTGCGCGATGAGGGCGCGCTGATGGTCATGGAGTTTCTCCGCCGAGGTCATGACTGCGCACACGCTCGAAGGCTTGCGTCCGCAGGCCAGGATGTGTTCGGCCAAATCGCTCAAAACCGAGACATAGCCGTACACGAAGACCCTGCGAAAACGCGCCAGAACCCCCAGCCAATCATCCATTTCCTTGCGCCCGTAGCGGTAGGCGCTCAAGGTCATGGATCCTGAAAGCCATTGCTTCAGGTCCACCGACGGCCGCGCAGTCCCCTTATCCCTTGGATTGCCCCAGATGTTGACGATCATGTCGGAGGGCTTCCACCCGGCAAAGGAAAGCCCGAGCATGAAGCTGCCCTGCATGGCATCGAACACGTCCATGTCCTGATAAAATCTGACAGGTTCCCCGGTGGACCCCCCGGTGGCGTTGTCCACGCGGCGTGACCCGTTCGATGCGGAGGACAACATGCGCGGCAGGTTCTCGCGCAGATCCTGTTTTAAAAGAACCGGCAGACAGGCAAAATCTTCAAACGTCCTGATCTCGCTCGCCTTGAGGCCGTGCGCACGAAAAAGGTCCTGATAGAACGGCACCGTGCGGGCGGCATGCTGGACCACCTGGACAAGCCGGGCCAGTTGCCGCCGCCGCAATTCCTCCACGGGCAGCCGTTGCAGGGTGATGCCTTCACGCATGAGCGCATAGCGCCTGCTTCCGCGCAGGGTATGCATTGCCTGGCGCACAAGACCTATCATGGCCGCCTCCCCGCATCCGCATACAGCGCTGCATAACGCTCCACCATCCGCTCATGCCCGTATTGCCCATGAATCAGGGCCTTGCCCCGCGCCGCCATGTCGGCGCGCGCGGCGGCATTCTCGACCATCCAGGCCAAGCCCCCGGCAAGGGCCTGGACGTCACGAGGAGCTACGACCTTGGCCGTCACTCCGTCCTGCACGACCTCGCCAATCCCCCCGACATCGGTGGTGAGCACAGGCAAGCCTGCGGCCATGGCCTCCAGGACCGAGATCGGCATGCCCTCGCGCATGGAGGACAAGACAAAGACGTCCATGAGGCCCAGCAGGGCCGGGACGTCCCGGCGCATGCCCGTCAATTGGACGAATTCGCCAAGGCCAAGCTCGCCGATCAGGGATTCGATGCCCGGCCGGGTTTCGCCGTCGCCCACCAGCAGGAGACGGGCGCCGGGATGACTGCGCCGGACCGCGTCAAAAGACCGCAGCAGTACGGGGTGATCCTTGGCTTCGCTGAAGCGGGCCACATTTCCGAACACCGTGATGTCCGGCCCTCCCCAGTTCTCGGGCAAGAGCCCGCGCGTTTCAGGGCTTGGCTCCGCTTGGGCAAAACGTCCCAGGTCCACCCCGTTGGGGATGACCTGAATCCTGCGTGCGTTGATGCCTACGCGCTCGACCATGAAGGACTTCAGGTTCTCCGAGACGCAGGTGACCGCGTGCAGAAACGGAGCGCAAAGGCGCACCATGCGCCGCAGCATGGGCTGCTGTTCGAGGGAATGCTTGGCGTGCTCAGTATAGACCACGCGCACACCGGCCAGCAGCGCTGCCGGGAGTACGAAGGAGAGAAGATAGCCAGCCTGGACGTGCGCCACATCGACCCGCTCGCGGCGCAGCAGGCCCGCAAGAGCCTTCCAGACCGGGAGACGGCGGGGGGAATTTGACGAGAGCACATGCCAGGGCAACCCCAGGGCCTCGATGGCCGGAATCAGCGTACCGGTGCCGCGCACCAGTCCGCACACGGAGCCACGCACGCCCGCCTTCTCCAGAATGGTCAAGGCCAGGCTCTCGGCGCCTCCGGGAGCCAGGGAGACAACACACTGCATCACATGGGGCTTCACGGACGCTCTCCGATGACCTTGGCGGGCACGCCCGCAGCGATGCTGTACGGAGGAATCGGTTTGGTCACCACGCTGCCGGCCGCGATGACGCAGCCCTCGCCCAGATCGGCCATGATGATGGCGCCGTTGCCGACCCAGCAGTCCCTCCCGATGGTGATGGGCTGGAACTCCCCGCCCTGCAACCGGATCGGGATGTCCCGGGAGTCGAAACGGTGCTGATTCTTTCCGCCGGTGACCATGACGTAGGTGCCGATCATGCAGTCAGCCCCGATATGGCATCTGCCTATATTGGCACCCGTGCTGAAATCCGTATTGTGACCGATGCGGATATCCGGAGATGAAAACGTGGTCAGAAATCCAACAGCACAACTTTGCGGAAACTCATTCATCGCAATACGGTAAAAACCACCACGAATATACGAACCCAAAAATCCTGGAAAGAGAGATAAGAATTGCGACATGCTTATAAATGCGCCGTTTTTTCCGACAAAAAAAGATCCAATCCGATATATGACGTACGGAATTATTGCGATAACGAGAAAAATTGCATGAAATAATTTCTTGATCATATATCACCAGCCCCTATCTATGTGTGCATGAAACTAAAAGCCTGTTGAAAAATTCATGTTAAATGACAACAGCCGCCTGCTGCTCCTTCCACATCCGGTATCGATCTTCCCCGAAATGCTCCTTGAGTTCTTCGGCAATGGGGAGCTTGCCCACAATGCGGCCCGGATTGCCCGCGACAAGACAGAACGGAGGAATTTCGCCCGCCACGTGGGCACCGACCTTGGCCACGACCCCGTCACCGAGACGCGCGCCGGGATACAGGCAGCTCCCTGCGCCGAGCAGACACAGATCGCCCACGCTCACCGGCCGGACGCTCTCCCGGGAAGCACTCCCACCTCCAGAGGTCATTCTTGCGGCCGCGTTGGCGATGGGGTGTCCGGAATTGTCCATGACGATGCGGCATCCAATCAGGCTCCAACTGCCGATGACGACACTTTTGGCGACCATGAACCTGGATCGTGGTGAAATGTACGTGTTATCCCCAATCCTCAGTTCAGGATCGTCAAATATCTTGAGACCGGCCAAGCTGACGTTGTCGAACATCGTGACATTTGATCCTATGTAAATATTCAGCTTCCCCCCAATGCGCGTAATTCCATTTCCGCCATAATACATCTTGAATCCTGGTCCAACCTCTTTGCACATCGACTTGAACATGGGCTCATAATAAACGACACGCCAGAAATCATGCCATAATGAAGTCCGAAACGCCCATTCCGTATACAAAAATTTATGCAGACCCGGGATTACAGGAACTGACAATCCATAAAATTTCTTTGCTATGTCATAGAGCTTTGAATGGAACGGAGTTTCACGGCGCCGGATCGCCAGTTTGAATTCAGAAAAATTACGCATTTTTGTTTCCTTCAAGAGTTTGCGCCACGAGGAGTTCTTTATAGAGCGCCAGCAAACGATCCACTCTGACCGTTGGTGAAAAATTATCGAGCGCGCGGCGTCGCCCCGCTTCGCCCATGGCCTGCATGCGACTCGGCGATTCCAGCATGCGAATAAGTGCCACAGCCAAAGACTCGGCATCGCCCGCAGTGACCATGAAGCCCGTCTCGCCTTCAACCACCACCTCGGGCACCCCTCCAACCCGGCTCGCGACCACCGGCTTTGCGAATATCATGGCCTCCAGGGCCACATTGGGCATGCCCTCGCTCAAGGAAGGCATGGCCACGAGATCCATGGCCCGGTAATAATCGCCCAAACCTGAAATATGCCCTGTAAAAAAAACCGCCCCCGCGAGCCCGCACCGGACAGCCTCAGTCTCCAGCATGGCCCGGTCCTGGCCATCACCCAAAAGAATCCCCACCGCATTGGGCACTTGCTTGCGAGTCTGAGCCAGGGCCTTGAGAAAAAAAATCTGCCCTTTCTCCGGACTCAATCTTCCAACCACTCCGACAACCAGCGCCTCGCCGGGAATACCCAATTCGTGCCGTACATCACGTCCGCTTGAATCATTGAGTTCAGCCGGATCCACGGCGTTGGGAATCACCGTCATCTTGCGCTGCGCGATCCCCGGCAGTCGTTTCCCCAGCGCTTCGGAAACAGCGACAACTCGTGTTGCCAGCGTCACCAGACCCATTTCAACGAGCCTGTAACAATGCATTTTCATGTTTTCGGAAGTCCAGCCGTGAACAAAAGCAACCCAGGGAAGTCGTACGCGTCGTTTCAAAAGAGCGCACAGTACATGGCTTTTATATCCATGCGACTGCAATATCTGACAGCCTTCCCTTTTAACGATGTTCTCCGCCTGATCCACCAAGTTCATGTCAAATTTTCTATTCTGGCGAAGCTCGACGACATTGGCTCCCGACAAGCGCATGACTCGCGCAAACTCCGATTCGCAGCCTGATTCCGTGACAAAATCCACGACCACGGGATCACAAAGCTCAAAACCTCCCGATCGCAGG is a genomic window of Desulfomicrobium baculatum DSM 4028 containing:
- a CDS encoding WD40/YVTN/BNR-like repeat-containing protein; its protein translation is MSRIMEERKHGECAAYGLMFWAVFVIMGMSAPSSFATVNTGVFSPRGIGGGGGMYVLSISPYDEGLMFLVTDMGGAYRSEDGGERWELIHYTQGFRFMQFSTPPVFFKDRIYWRSGKTALRVSTDQGRSWPKVDGMPWGKEAILHLTAIPGSPDVLLVGTKGGLWRTDDDCATWKIVLDRQTTETVILGEVLCAMADPDVVARSRDRGQTWTTSPVVVDGRAIKGHPAMGLTGAVSEKGSLMVASLHKFGIIRSTDQGSSWALAHSPYGGENHLVMAPGQIDVVYAAQTGSNVNINLLRSIDGGQSWSPSFRMADFARKYGWKANVEPTWIQDSLKWSYLISPKGFAVNPRKPEEAFLVTQGELYRTRDGGETWHPRMATEVAVGPEKSAHYQSIGLEVTSAWGYHFDPHHPARHYITYTDIGFARSPDSGKSWQWTAQGSPWRNTFYDLAIDPDVSDVLYAAVSARHDIPHHSNLSVTKSGYRGHQGGVVRSTDGGLSWQVPYKPGSSSGLPKQVCTTVLLDPKSPTDRRILYAGIYGEGDDDEAGVYKSVDGGTSWAKISPGPGVAPNLHIYRLRMHPKSGNLYCLITGLRSKNNYFTAPGGVWKSTDGGETWKPISSGVNLVWWTTNFAWDPENEDVMYVSAGSSEGHWMQGGIYKTTDGGGSWAHVLTDEMIQKAARGESYEQTMAVALHPQNSRLVYAGTSRNGLLYSQDGGATWRHYSEFPAATVQSINFDPADMTRIIVTTFGQGVFEGPYLPQ
- a CDS encoding polysaccharide deacetylase family protein — protein: MSRPGTSSVMFHTVGVPDRRWAWSFLTVPWQLFDAQLRALRRFGYRSVFLREYMDIALAGRLGQERVVSLTFDDGYLDNWVYAAPLLKKHGFCATIFASTDFVDPASEPRPQFDPLRPDSARLPGAGFLSWSEMRALEQSGVMEIQSHGITHTWYPCGPGIVDFRHPGDTHYWMDWNASPADKWRYLDFKSDPGVWGEPVYEHAKSMDGPVYYPDERVGQALREFAAARGRSFFDRPDWRDELRAKAEELMKTCTRTGLETHDEFMLRVRRELADSKTVLEENLGKKIDFFCWPGGGYTEEVFDAAAEYYVGTTVGSRERLRPAALDAKGCFRFSRVGPPGVEGRMGFRYLGPWLLPLFLEEVRGGSRLARLFRGGGKLAVENWEKMKIAMLGRVRDESCHE
- a CDS encoding phenylacetate--CoA ligase family protein, which gives rise to MIGLVRQAMHTLRGSRRYALMREGITLQRLPVEELRRRQLARLVQVVQHAARTVPFYQDLFRAHGLKASEIRTFEDFACLPVLLKQDLRENLPRMLSSASNGSRRVDNATGGSTGEPVRFYQDMDVFDAMQGSFMLGLSFAGWKPSDMIVNIWGNPRDKGTARPSVDLKQWLSGSMTLSAYRYGRKEMDDWLGVLARFRRVFVYGYVSVLSDLAEHILACGRKPSSVCAVMTSAEKLHDHQRALIAQAFGCRVHDQYGSREVPCIAVECEHGGMHLLTHSAYAEFLPEAGSELKRLVVTGLTNRTMPLLRYEIGDYATPLSHGCPCGRGFPLIRMDIGRIYDYMLAAGGGKIHGAYFVKIIKEIEGVLSFQFRQSVSGEVELLVKCKEGVSEESMRQLNALPQCVAHDHGGEIRLRVRFVDEIPRTIGGKHRYIVCEVQ
- a CDS encoding glycosyltransferase codes for the protein MKPHVMQCVVSLAPGGAESLALTILEKAGVRGSVCGLVRGTGTLIPAIEALGLPWHVLSSNSPRRLPVWKALAGLLRRERVDVAHVQAGYLLSFVLPAALLAGVRVVYTEHAKHSLEQQPMLRRMVRLCAPFLHAVTCVSENLKSFMVERVGINARRIQVIPNGVDLGRFAQAEPSPETRGLLPENWGGPDITVFGNVARFSEAKDHPVLLRSFDAVRRSHPGARLLLVGDGETRPGIESLIGELGLGEFVQLTGMRRDVPALLGLMDVFVLSSMREGMPISVLEAMAAGLPVLTTDVGGIGEVVQDGVTAKVVAPRDVQALAGGLAWMVENAAARADMAARGKALIHGQYGHERMVERYAALYADAGRRP
- a CDS encoding acyltransferase, producing MIGTYVMVTGGKNQHRFDSRDIPIRLQGGEFQPITIGRDCWVGNGAIIMADLGEGCVIAAGSVVTKPIPPYSIAAGVPAKVIGERP
- a CDS encoding acyltransferase; amino-acid sequence: MFDNVSLAGLKIFDDPELRIGDNTYISPRSRFMVAKSVVIGSWSLIGCRIVMDNSGHPIANAAARMTSGGGSASRESVRPVSVGDLCLLGAGSCLYPGARLGDGVVAKVGAHVAGEIPPFCLVAGNPGRIVGKLPIAEELKEHFGEDRYRMWKEQQAAVVI
- a CDS encoding glycosyltransferase family 4 protein, which produces MRPRVFISLATSNLGGPGKGLLQFLRSGGFELCDPVVVDFVTESGCESEFARVMRLSGANVVELRQNRKFDMNLVDQAENIVKREGCQILQSHGYKSHVLCALLKRRVRLPWVAFVHGWTSENMKMHCYRLVEMGLVTLATRVVAVSEALGKRLPGIAQRKMTVIPNAVDPAELNDSSGRDVRHELGIPGEALVVGVVGRLSPEKGQIFFLKALAQTRKQVPNAVGILLGDGQDRAMLETEAVRCGLAGAVFFTGHISGLGDYYRAMDLVAMPSLSEGMPNVALEAMIFAKPVVASRVGGVPEVVVEGETGFMVTAGDAESLAVALIRMLESPSRMQAMGEAGRRRALDNFSPTVRVDRLLALYKELLVAQTLEGNKNA